In one bacterium genomic region, the following are encoded:
- a CDS encoding ABC-F family ATP-binding cassette domain-containing protein produces the protein MALISLQNASKSYAHRALFEDISFSIEDGEHVGLIGPNGAGKSTLLRILAGRETADDGRVIPRKGLRIGFLEQVPSFRDGATVESAIRDGLEGDHLSGGDESHALVAEQIAKLSLSSFSPGQPVILLSGGWRKRVALARELIRRPEILLLDEPTNHLDVESIYWLEELLARSDFATLTVTHDRLFLQRVATRILELDRRNPKGLLSVRGTYADYLETKEQLLASRERQEQALRNTLRRETEWLRRGPKARTTKQQARIQRAEGLQRDVADLEARNQSRTAGIDFQQSRRLPKKLLEAKCISKSYGGRVLFEGFDLTLSPGSRIGLLGRNGCGKSTLIRVLLGQEKPDSGDIFRSEQFFVAYFEQNRESLDPNATVAKTLAPAGDQVVYRGNALHIRSYLDRFLFTRIQADMPVAKLSGGEQSRLLIAKLMLTEASVLVLDEPTNDLDLATLDILQGCLEEFSGSVLLVTHDRYFLDAVSNKILAFPLSDEGPRTLLAFADLAQWEEWREAQRGVSKPQVDSSPRPTPPPPAKPQKSKKRSYKDQLEFDSMESRIHEAESALERLTAEAEENASNAARLVDLTRQIEETRSEIDRLYARWAELE, from the coding sequence ATGGCCCTCATCAGCCTACAAAACGCCAGCAAGTCTTACGCGCACCGCGCGCTCTTCGAGGACATCTCGTTTTCGATCGAGGACGGAGAGCACGTGGGCCTCATCGGCCCCAACGGGGCGGGCAAATCCACGCTCCTTAGGATCCTCGCTGGCCGCGAGACGGCGGACGATGGGCGGGTCATTCCGCGCAAGGGCCTGAGGATCGGTTTCTTGGAACAGGTCCCCTCGTTCCGCGACGGGGCGACGGTCGAATCGGCGATCCGCGACGGGCTGGAGGGCGATCATCTGTCCGGCGGCGACGAATCGCACGCCCTGGTCGCGGAGCAGATCGCGAAGCTCTCCCTTTCGTCCTTTTCACCCGGGCAGCCTGTCATCCTTCTTTCCGGAGGGTGGCGGAAGCGGGTCGCCCTGGCGCGCGAGCTGATCCGGCGGCCCGAGATCCTCCTGTTGGACGAACCCACCAACCACCTGGACGTCGAGAGCATCTACTGGCTTGAGGAGCTGCTCGCCCGCTCGGACTTTGCCACCTTGACCGTCACCCACGACCGCCTGTTTCTTCAGCGAGTGGCGACGCGCATCTTGGAACTCGACCGGCGGAACCCCAAGGGGCTCTTGAGCGTGCGTGGGACGTATGCCGATTACCTGGAGACCAAGGAGCAGCTTCTCGCCTCCCGGGAGCGCCAGGAGCAGGCCCTCAGGAACACGCTTCGACGGGAGACTGAATGGCTCCGGCGCGGCCCCAAGGCACGCACCACCAAACAACAGGCCCGTATCCAACGGGCCGAAGGGCTTCAAAGGGACGTCGCGGACCTTGAAGCGCGCAATCAATCACGCACCGCGGGGATCGATTTTCAGCAGAGCCGCCGTTTGCCCAAGAAGCTGTTGGAAGCAAAGTGCATCTCGAAATCCTACGGGGGACGGGTCCTCTTCGAGGGATTCGACCTCACCCTTTCGCCTGGATCGCGGATCGGTCTGCTGGGCCGGAACGGTTGCGGCAAGTCCACCTTGATCCGCGTCTTGCTGGGCCAGGAAAAGCCGGATTCCGGAGACATCTTCCGATCCGAGCAGTTCTTCGTCGCGTACTTTGAGCAGAACCGGGAATCCCTGGATCCCAACGCGACGGTCGCCAAGACCCTGGCCCCGGCGGGAGACCAGGTCGTCTACCGCGGCAACGCCCTGCACATCCGAAGCTATTTGGACCGTTTCCTCTTCACCAGGATCCAGGCCGACATGCCGGTGGCCAAACTCTCCGGCGGCGAGCAGAGCCGGTTGCTCATCGCCAAGCTCATGCTGACGGAGGCCAGCGTCCTGGTCCTGGATGAACCCACGAACGACCTGGACCTGGCGACCTTGGACATCCTTCAGGGATGCCTCGAGGAGTTCAGCGGCTCCGTCCTGCTCGTCACGCACGACCGGTACTTTCTGGACGCCGTTTCGAACAAGATCTTGGCCTTTCCCTTGAGTGACGAAGGGCCGCGGACCCTCCTCGCCTTCGCAGACCTCGCGCAGTGGGAGGAATGGAGGGAGGCGCAGAGAGGCGTGTCCAAGCCCCAGGTCGATTCGTCCCCGCGCCCCACTCCGCCCCCGCCGGCGAAGCCCCAAAAATCCAAGAAACGAAGCTACAAAGACCAGCTTGAATTCGATTCCATGGAGTCCCGCATCCACGAGGCGGAGTCGGCCCTGGAGCGCCTGACCGCCGAGGCGGAAGAAAACGCCTCGAACGCCGCCCGCCTCGTGGATCTTACGCGTCAAATTGAAGAAACCAGGTCCGAGATCGACCGGCTCTACGCCCGCTGGGCGGAGCTGGAATGA
- a CDS encoding peptide chain release factor-like protein, producing the protein MPLFPVSSEKQRQLEERMARLGIREADLLEDFVKGSGAGGQKINKTSMAVSIRHTPSGIIVRCQESRSQALNRFFARRLLCEKLERKVLGLQSEEKQRIEKARRQKRKRSRRAKEKMRANKKHHSEKKAMRGRIIL; encoded by the coding sequence GTGCCGCTCTTCCCCGTTTCTTCGGAAAAGCAAAGGCAGCTCGAGGAGCGGATGGCCCGCCTGGGCATCCGCGAGGCCGATCTTCTGGAAGACTTCGTGAAGGGGAGCGGGGCGGGGGGGCAGAAGATCAACAAAACGTCCATGGCCGTTTCGATCCGCCACACGCCGTCCGGGATCATCGTTCGGTGCCAGGAATCCCGCAGCCAGGCGTTGAACCGTTTCTTCGCGCGCCGGCTCCTTTGCGAAAAGCTCGAGCGGAAGGTCCTGGGCCTTCAGTCGGAAGAAAAGCAGCGGATCGAGAAGGCACGCCGTCAAAAGCGGAAGCGCTCAAGGCGAGCCAAAGAGAAGATGCGCGCCAACAAGAAGCACCACTCCGAGAAGAAGGCCATGCGGGGACGCATCATTCTTTAG
- the greB gene encoding transcription elongation factor GreB, with the protein MSKNYITPAGFKKLQDELNRLLNDERPKLCEVIAWAAGNGDRSENADYTYGKRRLRQIDSRVRFLTKRIDAAEVVDPAQNPSERVFFGATVTVRDEDGEEKTYTIVGADEIDLGRNRVSWVSPLASALLKKKAGDVVEFRSPKGLRELEIVDIRYEAVV; encoded by the coding sequence TTGAGCAAGAACTACATCACGCCCGCCGGCTTCAAGAAGCTTCAAGACGAGCTGAACCGCCTCCTGAACGACGAACGCCCGAAACTCTGCGAGGTGATCGCCTGGGCGGCCGGCAACGGGGACCGCTCCGAGAACGCCGACTACACCTACGGCAAGCGGCGCCTTCGTCAAATCGACAGCCGCGTGCGTTTTCTGACCAAGCGGATCGATGCGGCGGAGGTCGTCGATCCGGCCCAAAACCCCTCGGAACGGGTCTTCTTCGGGGCGACGGTGACGGTGCGGGACGAGGACGGCGAGGAGAAAACCTACACCATCGTCGGCGCCGACGAGATCGACCTGGGGAGGAACCGCGTCAGCTGGGTCTCCCCCCTCGCTTCTGCCCTCTTGAAAAAAAAGGCCGGCGATGTCGTCGAGTTCCGCTCGCCCAAGGGGCTTCGGGAGTTGGAGATCGTCGACATCCGGTATGAGGCGGTGGTCTGA
- a CDS encoding lysophospholipid acyltransferase family protein: MLRILAQVGVVTINVLLWAWFILSSAVFFLGAVLLRIVTWPFDPNLRILHQYSCFWAAMYIWTNPFWSVTRRGLRNADPKKAYVIVSNHQSIADIVVVFATFLHFKWVSKKSLFNAPFIGWNMRLNGYVPIDRGNDESREKCLSRCREWLAKGSSMLFFPEGTRSPDGKKMLPFKIGAFRLAVESGHDVLPLVIRGSVNAIPKNSRLLHRKARMSVEVLPPVSVDSFRGNPSGVESLMNHVRIQMARKLG; the protein is encoded by the coding sequence ATGCTTCGAATCCTCGCTCAGGTGGGAGTCGTCACGATCAACGTCCTGTTATGGGCCTGGTTCATCCTCTCGTCCGCCGTCTTCTTCCTGGGGGCCGTCCTCCTCCGGATCGTCACGTGGCCCTTTGATCCGAACCTCAGGATTCTCCACCAATATTCGTGTTTCTGGGCCGCCATGTACATTTGGACCAATCCCTTTTGGTCCGTAACCCGCAGGGGCCTCCGGAACGCGGACCCGAAGAAGGCCTACGTGATCGTTTCCAACCACCAGTCGATAGCGGACATCGTCGTCGTCTTCGCCACCTTCCTGCACTTCAAGTGGGTCTCAAAAAAATCTCTCTTCAACGCGCCTTTCATCGGCTGGAACATGCGCCTGAACGGCTACGTCCCCATCGACCGCGGCAACGACGAAAGCCGCGAAAAGTGCCTCTCCCGATGCCGGGAATGGCTCGCCAAGGGGTCCTCGATGCTTTTCTTCCCGGAAGGGACGCGTTCCCCGGACGGCAAGAAGATGCTCCCCTTCAAGATCGGCGCCTTTCGCCTGGCGGTCGAGTCGGGACATGACGTCCTGCCCCTCGTTATCAGAGGGTCGGTCAACGCCATCCCGAAGAACTCGCGCCTCCTGCACCGGAAGGCCCGCATGAGCGTGGAGGTCCTCCCTCCGGTCTCCGTCGACTCGTTCCGGGGCAATCCCTCGGGCGTCGAATCGCTCATGAATCACGTCCGCATTCAGATGGCGCGGAAACTGGGTTGA
- a CDS encoding TIGR02147 family protein, with protein sequence MKERGKSVNLYAYLDYRAYLRDWYEAAKRSGRPFSFRAFSKRAGFQSPNFFKLVMDGSRNLTEDSLAKFVVGLKLAKPEAEFLRNLVFFTQAKSHDEKNLFYKRLLQSREFSHLKSLEKNQYEYYSTWYHPVIRELIASPDFDGSVEWLARKVHPPILPEQAEQSLKLLENLKLIRRVGPRRWKQTSVLVTTGPEVASLILMNYHQTVLGLAREVLPVIPAAQRDISAVTLGISKDKLPELKKRIQAFRQEVLKFVSLEEKPESVVLMSIQLFPLTQPILK encoded by the coding sequence GTGAAAGAGAGGGGAAAGTCCGTCAATCTCTACGCCTATCTCGATTATCGGGCGTATCTCCGTGATTGGTACGAGGCGGCCAAGCGTTCGGGAAGGCCGTTCTCCTTCCGCGCCTTCTCCAAAAGGGCCGGCTTTCAGTCGCCCAATTTCTTCAAGCTCGTCATGGACGGGTCCCGGAACCTCACCGAGGACTCGCTGGCCAAGTTTGTCGTGGGCCTCAAGCTCGCCAAACCCGAGGCGGAGTTTCTTCGGAATCTTGTCTTTTTCACCCAGGCCAAGAGCCACGACGAAAAGAACCTGTTCTACAAACGCCTCCTGCAGTCGCGAGAGTTCAGCCACCTGAAATCGCTGGAAAAAAACCAATACGAGTATTATTCGACATGGTATCATCCCGTGATTCGGGAGTTGATCGCGTCCCCGGATTTTGACGGATCGGTGGAGTGGCTGGCGCGCAAGGTCCATCCGCCCATTCTGCCGGAGCAGGCCGAGCAGTCTCTCAAGCTCTTGGAAAATTTGAAGCTGATCCGCCGCGTGGGACCGCGACGTTGGAAACAAACCAGCGTGCTGGTCACGACCGGGCCGGAAGTGGCCTCGCTGATCCTGATGAACTATCACCAGACGGTGTTGGGATTGGCGCGGGAAGTCCTGCCGGTCATTCCGGCGGCGCAGCGGGACATCAGCGCGGTGACTTTGGGAATTTCAAAAGATAAGCTACCCGAACTCAAAAAAAGGATACAAGCCTTTCGCCAGGAGGTTCTAAAGTTTGTGTCCTTGGAGGAGAAGCCGGAATCGGTTGTCCTGATGAGCATTCAGCTCTTTCCGCTCACGCAACCGATCCTAAAATAG
- a CDS encoding NfeD family protein, which translates to MNLTPTFFWVATGLVLIIAEMFSLSLVLLFFGVAALLVALAKFLGLNNLPWEIVLFAVLGIGSMLLFRNKLKQSLHTQSGISIDQNAVIILTDDIPAHGTASVTYQGVAWTAVNETDSDFKKGNKVYVQRTDGVKLVVLPEPAQGH; encoded by the coding sequence ATGAACCTGACGCCGACGTTCTTTTGGGTTGCGACCGGTCTGGTGCTCATTATCGCCGAGATGTTCAGCTTGAGCCTCGTCCTGCTTTTCTTCGGCGTCGCCGCCCTCTTGGTCGCACTCGCCAAGTTCCTGGGCCTGAACAACCTCCCTTGGGAAATCGTCCTCTTCGCCGTGCTGGGCATTGGCAGCATGCTCCTTTTCCGCAACAAACTGAAGCAGAGCCTTCATACCCAAAGCGGGATATCCATCGACCAGAACGCCGTGATCATACTCACGGACGATATCCCCGCGCACGGAACGGCCTCCGTTACCTATCAAGGCGTGGCCTGGACGGCGGTGAACGAAACCGATTCAGATTTCAAAAAAGGAAACAAAGTATACGTACAGAGGACCGATGGGGTTAAACTCGTCGTCCTTCCCGAACCTGCCCAAGGGCATTAA
- a CDS encoding stomatin-like protein: protein MTITAIVFLIFAVVMFLRTVRIVPQQTAYVVERLGKYSRTLDAGLHIVLPFIESVRYKHNLKEIVLDIPEQICITRDNVQVGVDGVLFYRVMDPAKASYGVHNYAIAIIQLSQTTLRSEIGKIDLDRTFEEREHINTQVIMALDKATDPWGVKVLRYEIKSITPPQDVLAAMEKQMRAEREKRAVILTSEGERDSKINRAEGVKQETIKNSEANRQQQINEAEGRAAAILAVAKATADGLKMVSDVLKAPGGSDAAKLRVAEEYVKQFGQLARQTTTMIVPANASEMSGMLATAFSVFDNARVGKVAKE from the coding sequence ATGACCATTACTGCGATCGTATTCCTGATCTTCGCCGTCGTCATGTTCCTACGGACGGTCCGGATTGTCCCCCAGCAGACGGCTTACGTGGTCGAACGGCTGGGCAAGTACAGCCGGACCTTGGACGCGGGTCTCCACATCGTGCTCCCTTTCATCGAGAGCGTCCGCTACAAGCACAACCTGAAGGAAATCGTCTTGGACATCCCGGAACAGATCTGCATCACGCGGGACAACGTTCAGGTGGGCGTCGATGGAGTTCTTTTCTATCGCGTGATGGACCCGGCGAAGGCCTCCTATGGTGTCCACAATTACGCGATCGCCATCATCCAGCTCTCCCAGACCACGCTTCGCTCCGAGATCGGCAAGATCGACCTGGACCGCACGTTCGAAGAAAGAGAACACATCAACACCCAGGTCATCATGGCCCTGGACAAGGCCACCGACCCTTGGGGCGTGAAGGTCCTCCGCTACGAGATCAAGTCGATCACCCCTCCGCAGGACGTATTGGCCGCGATGGAAAAGCAGATGCGGGCGGAACGGGAGAAGCGCGCCGTCATTCTGACCTCCGAAGGAGAGCGCGACTCGAAGATCAACCGCGCCGAGGGTGTGAAGCAGGAAACGATCAAGAATTCCGAGGCCAACCGGCAGCAGCAGATCAACGAGGCCGAAGGGCGGGCGGCTGCGATCCTGGCCGTCGCCAAGGCGACCGCCGACGGGCTCAAGATGGTTTCCGACGTCCTCAAGGCTCCCGGAGGCTCCGACGCCGCGAAGCTTCGCGTGGCCGAAGAGTACGTGAAACAATTCGGCCAGCTCGCACGCCAGACCACGACCATGATCGTTCCCGCCAACGCGAGCGAGATGAGCGGGATGCTGGCCACGGCGTTTTCGGTGTTCGATAACGCCAGGGTGGGTAAGGTGGCTAAAGAATGA
- a CDS encoding response regulator transcription factor — translation MPKPSILIVEDEESIRKGLCDVFIYNGYDVDAASDGKEGLKKAQSGRYHLVILDIMLPGLDGLAVCNEIRKLDRAQPIIMLTAKGDEEDVIRGLKLGADDYIPKPFSVRELVARVEAVLRRSRKLTEEKEKVVWKGLEIDPRNLVATIDGRSIELTRREVDILRYLIQCCDRPVSRQELLKEVWGYGNAHMETRTVDIHITKLRRKVERNAEEPAMILTIRGEGYKIGRV, via the coding sequence ATGCCGAAACCTTCGATTTTGATCGTGGAGGATGAGGAGTCGATTCGCAAAGGTCTCTGCGACGTCTTCATCTACAACGGTTACGACGTCGACGCGGCCTCCGACGGCAAGGAAGGCCTGAAGAAAGCCCAGTCGGGCCGCTATCACCTGGTCATCCTCGACATTATGCTTCCGGGGCTCGACGGGCTTGCGGTTTGCAACGAGATCCGCAAACTCGACCGGGCCCAGCCCATCATCATGTTGACGGCGAAGGGAGACGAGGAGGACGTGATTCGGGGGTTGAAGCTCGGCGCCGACGATTATATCCCAAAGCCCTTCTCGGTTCGCGAGCTCGTGGCGCGCGTGGAGGCCGTCCTGCGCCGGAGCCGCAAACTGACGGAAGAGAAGGAAAAGGTCGTCTGGAAGGGGCTGGAGATTGATCCGAGAAACCTCGTGGCCACGATCGACGGGCGCTCGATCGAGCTGACCCGCCGCGAGGTGGACATCCTCCGGTACCTCATCCAGTGCTGCGACCGTCCCGTCAGCCGTCAGGAACTTTTGAAGGAGGTTTGGGGCTACGGCAACGCCCACATGGAGACGCGGACCGTCGACATCCACATCACCAAACTGCGCCGTAAGGTTGAAAGAAATGCCGAAGAGCCGGCGATGATCCTCACCATCCGCGGTGAAGGATACAAAATTGGACGCGTGTGA
- a CDS encoding HAMP domain-containing sensor histidine kinase — protein sequence MTRLRLQFILFFILLAGSLGFFVWNSYRQLGREERELWRGQAEKVYNQMQAAVSDFLTAEDGRRWSDYRFWGTLTPDKYPKQLVGFSPLSRLPQDDARGLIGYFQIDPDGEFSTPYLPEGWPTGMDSLIHRPQGRREIFQKLQDMTSSLRAGKEPKGAMFRVPGYVELGDLKKSLAGAMDDFDRGNVQKDVRDVAEAELAQGVGKASVARSKNVYPNPIQEQAVQLEKRKMSSAKVALAPKKEEAPPPAPASPPAVSASAPAQEGYAGAATSKPAEPERRPEVTLPQSVLADPFQARLVDEQYLLFYRKVWVDHRQYLQGFAVDLEKFYSWLMDQSFANSELPEFALARLELGDRTLAQYGIVDLALYGLPPFFKRSLGYPLNLFDWGVYASVLPRIGTRWFLNALSAAVVLLATIGLYLIYRTAASQVAYSQKRQDFVSAVTHELKTPLTSIRMYAEMLEDGWAKDEDKISEYYRQISKESGRLSRLIENVLQLARLEKKTYKLNLKKDVPTADFKELCGELKGIAERPGFALSWKADEDLPPLLYDPEAIKQIFLSLLDNSLKFGSGSADKSLEASLERKGDRVVWLWRDRGPGIPDKELSRVFENFYRVENEMTRKTQGTGIGLAMSRMLAHAMGAEIRARNREGGGLEVVLEFPAA from the coding sequence GTGACACGTCTCCGCCTCCAATTCATCCTCTTCTTCATCCTCCTGGCGGGAAGTTTGGGTTTTTTCGTCTGGAATTCCTACCGCCAGCTGGGTCGCGAAGAGCGGGAGCTTTGGCGGGGGCAGGCGGAGAAGGTCTACAACCAGATGCAGGCGGCGGTGAGCGATTTTCTGACCGCCGAGGACGGGCGTCGCTGGAGCGATTACCGTTTTTGGGGCACCTTGACCCCCGACAAGTACCCCAAGCAGCTCGTTGGATTTTCCCCCCTCTCCCGCCTTCCCCAGGACGACGCGCGCGGCTTGATCGGTTATTTTCAGATCGACCCGGACGGCGAGTTTTCGACGCCCTATCTTCCCGAAGGATGGCCCACCGGGATGGACTCCCTCATTCATCGGCCTCAAGGGCGGCGCGAGATCTTTCAGAAGCTGCAAGACATGACCTCTTCCCTGCGGGCGGGCAAGGAGCCGAAGGGTGCCATGTTTCGGGTGCCCGGATACGTCGAATTGGGAGATCTCAAAAAGAGCCTCGCCGGGGCCATGGACGACTTCGATCGCGGGAACGTTCAGAAGGACGTTCGCGACGTCGCAGAGGCCGAGTTGGCCCAGGGCGTCGGCAAGGCGTCGGTCGCCCGCTCCAAGAACGTGTACCCCAATCCCATCCAGGAACAGGCGGTCCAATTGGAGAAACGAAAGATGTCATCGGCCAAGGTCGCCCTGGCGCCCAAAAAGGAGGAAGCGCCTCCCCCGGCGCCGGCCTCCCCTCCCGCCGTTTCAGCCTCGGCCCCCGCTCAGGAAGGTTACGCCGGAGCCGCGACCTCGAAACCGGCCGAGCCCGAGCGGCGTCCGGAAGTCACGCTCCCCCAATCCGTCCTCGCGGATCCGTTTCAGGCCCGTCTGGTCGACGAGCAGTATCTCCTCTTCTATCGAAAGGTCTGGGTGGATCACCGTCAGTACCTGCAAGGGTTCGCGGTGGATCTCGAGAAATTCTATTCATGGCTGATGGACCAGAGTTTCGCCAACTCCGAGCTCCCCGAATTCGCCCTGGCCCGGCTGGAGCTGGGAGACCGGACCTTGGCCCAATACGGCATCGTGGATTTGGCGCTGTATGGCCTGCCGCCCTTTTTCAAGCGTTCCCTCGGTTACCCCCTCAATCTTTTCGACTGGGGCGTTTATGCGTCGGTGCTGCCGCGCATCGGCACGCGGTGGTTCCTGAACGCTCTCTCCGCGGCGGTTGTCCTGCTCGCGACGATCGGCCTCTACCTTATTTACCGCACGGCCGCCTCCCAGGTGGCTTATTCGCAAAAGCGGCAGGACTTCGTCTCGGCGGTCACCCATGAGCTCAAGACGCCTTTGACGTCCATTCGGATGTACGCGGAAATGTTGGAGGACGGCTGGGCCAAGGACGAGGACAAGATATCGGAATATTACCGCCAGATCAGCAAGGAAAGCGGGCGGTTGTCTCGCCTGATCGAGAATGTGCTTCAATTGGCCCGTCTGGAAAAGAAAACCTACAAGTTGAATCTCAAGAAGGATGTTCCAACGGCTGATTTTAAAGAGCTGTGTGGTGAACTGAAAGGTATCGCCGAACGGCCAGGCTTCGCCCTGTCATGGAAGGCGGACGAGGACCTTCCTCCCCTTCTCTACGACCCCGAGGCGATCAAACAGATCTTCCTGTCTCTCCTGGATAACAGCCTCAAATTCGGTTCCGGCTCAGCCGACAAGTCGCTGGAGGCCTCTCTGGAGCGGAAGGGCGACCGTGTTGTTTGGCTCTGGAGGGATCGCGGGCCCGGCATTCCTGACAAGGAGCTGTCGCGTGTTTTTGAGAATTTTTACCGGGTCGAGAACGAGATGACGCGCAAGACCCAAGGTACGGGCATCGGGCTCGCGATGAGCCGGATGCTGGCCCATGCGATGGGCGCCGAGATTCGAGCCCGGAACCGCGAGGGAGGCGGGCTTGAGGTGGTGCTTGAATTTCCAGCGGCTTGA
- a CDS encoding Ig-like domain-containing protein: MIKAFTILGRSLMAAALAAFLGAGIAGAGGCGSATGGSEAGNPSRSIVGSLAASPNAALTVGSTSLSSQAACPADTIVAVDSRKQEWVFPVASDCSFELELFFNKAYSIRFRLGDIDVGSMIFHNSPDRFPSPVMEIAEESVGISLGTVVVDDGQSLPENEPAAQNDADLDGLPDLEDPDDDNDGILDIDEPDCDLDGITDDFDARNTDCLPVSTLPDNTVLEVLPRNGSGITTPEDAVPLDRAVQARFSCSVDAASVNGETFFVTAKDAPDSVLQCGFVISEEGTTATCEPVGLVPDTAYQATIRSLRCKNGAAIAETTWEWRTTTVSTATLPVAVPTAPVEKIPE, encoded by the coding sequence ATGATTAAGGCCTTCACCATCTTGGGGCGTAGCCTGATGGCTGCAGCCCTCGCCGCATTTTTGGGGGCGGGGATCGCGGGGGCGGGGGGTTGCGGCTCGGCCACCGGCGGTTCGGAGGCGGGGAATCCGAGCCGGAGCATCGTGGGCAGCCTCGCGGCCTCTCCGAACGCCGCCTTGACCGTCGGTTCGACTTCCCTGTCAAGCCAAGCCGCCTGTCCGGCGGACACGATCGTCGCCGTCGACTCCCGGAAACAAGAATGGGTTTTTCCCGTCGCCTCCGACTGTTCGTTCGAACTCGAACTTTTCTTCAACAAGGCCTATTCGATCCGGTTCCGGCTCGGGGACATCGATGTCGGATCGATGATCTTTCACAATTCGCCCGACCGCTTTCCCTCGCCCGTCATGGAGATCGCCGAGGAGAGCGTGGGCATCTCGCTCGGAACCGTCGTGGTCGACGACGGCCAATCGCTACCGGAGAATGAGCCGGCCGCCCAAAACGACGCCGATCTGGACGGGCTGCCCGACCTGGAGGACCCGGACGACGACAACGACGGCATTCTCGACATCGACGAGCCTGACTGCGACCTGGACGGCATCACCGACGATTTCGACGCCCGCAACACCGACTGCCTTCCCGTCAGCACACTGCCCGACAACACGGTGCTGGAGGTCCTGCCGCGCAATGGGTCGGGCATCACGACGCCGGAGGATGCCGTGCCCCTGGACCGGGCCGTCCAGGCGCGATTTTCCTGCAGTGTGGACGCGGCGAGCGTCAACGGCGAGACCTTCTTCGTAACGGCCAAGGATGCGCCGGACAGCGTCCTCCAATGCGGATTCGTGATCTCGGAGGAGGGGACGACGGCCACGTGCGAACCCGTTGGTCTCGTTCCCGACACCGCCTACCAGGCCACGATCCGAAGCCTCCGCTGCAAGAACGGCGCCGCCATCGCAGAGACCACCTGGGAGTGGAGGACGACGACCGTCAGCACAGCAACCCTTCCCGTCGCCGTCCCGACGGCTCCCGTCGAAAAGATCCCCGAATGA